From the Cucumis sativus cultivar 9930 chromosome 5, Cucumber_9930_V3, whole genome shotgun sequence genome, the window TGCCGGAAACAAAGAACCTGTGGCCGGGCTCGGACAAGGTGACGGTGGTGTTGCCAGAGGAGTAGGCTTTAAGAACATTGGTAGTGTTGCAACTGTTGAAATTTTCTCTAGTCACTTCGTTTAAGCTTGCCAATGAAGAGTATTGAAACACTGCATGTTGTATGGAGATCAGACGTCATATAAATGAATTTAGATCATATTATATTGGATATAATTATAAGatcgatatatatatatatatagttaccAAGAACATCTCCAACAAAAAACCTCTTGCCCTGAGACCAAGTATCAAGATCAGTGCTGATATCCCAACCAGAAGTATCTCCTACAATATATGTTGTAGCATTGCATCTTATGAATGCAAATCCAAATATCACCACTAACACACAAAcccaaatattattattgtttccCATCATTTACTCACAATATATTGCTTCTTCAATTTCCCTTTCATTTCCAAAtttatgtgtgtgtatatatatatacctttagCTTACaccaaacttttattatttcctCTTTATTAGATTACCTAACTCTCCCAACTTCCATTTTCCCCCTTCTTATGTTATATTGAAAGGAATTAATAAGAGGGTGGTAGAAATAAGCAGCTTAACCTCCAATTCCAACTCCCAAAAATCAATAACTTCCCTAATTTCTtgactttttttgtttaaccCAATGATCACCTTTTATTATCTGTGGTAATTAATTCCTTGGTAATTGTTTATTTcctattttcaaattgaaaccCCCCCCTGGAATAATGGGGAAAATATATCTATGTAAAGTTTAATTGGAGTGTTGAATCATTATTGTATTTGGTATGTCTAAGTGTTGTGATTATCTTAGTTTAATTTGGTAGCTAACCTACCCACCATTTTGTTTCATGAGATATGACTTCAACtgttaataaaataagtatatatgatatgattttcaacaatcaATAAAACAGGGTAACATGACGGTGTTATAATGACTACGctaattaattcttaaatcaccaatctacccaaaagtttaaattaatagtaggaataaattatttataatatcttAACACTAATGAACGAGTAGTATCTTCGACTAAAAAGACGAATACGTTTAAATCTTTCGCTCGTCATATTATTAAGCTCATACACTAATTAATAGTAATAACAACAACGACGAGACTCGcgttttaagtttaaatatataaacctTAACACATGGTTAATATGAAATTGAACTACTATAAAGTTGgtagctttttctttttatacgTAAAAGTGCGAGAGTGCATTATTATCGTACGAGAGAGAGAGTCATAAGTTGCTTAAGTTGGAAAGCTAATGacaacttttattaataaaatttgtgcGCTTGTAAATATGGTTACAATTCGATATCTTTTTACgaattaaagaagaaagcCAGCAATGAGACAGAGAGTCAAAAAGATCTCACTCACTGCTAGACAATGTATAACTGGCGAGAGAATTAATGGAGCAATGTATACAATAAACTTTATAGCTCTCTTtgtatatacaaaaaattgaaataatttcaatatagTTGTTGACCTACTGTAAAACGATCATCTAATCCTactctttacattttttgtagattatttttactaaattataaaGCTCTCCATGAACAAATCTTTGGATGTGCTACTTCGTGGATACAATAACTCCATACGAATAATTGAACAAAGCGTGAGCGACGACGTTTTGTTCGATGGTGCTTGCAAAGTGGATCGTCGTCAAAAAGCCATATGAACTTTTTCACATAGGCATAcctattttgataatttcattcaaacttCGCATGAGTGTAGAGCAGCATAACACTAAATTTGAAATGCCTTGCTTATCATCAgaccaaaaaaaatcaaattatgaaACAGTTCGTATACAAGAGGCTTTAAGAGAattaagaagatgaaaaagaaaaggttttattcatacaaattaaaatatggaaaagaaaatcaagaaaaaagaagtggTTGAGTTCATGCCCAAGCTCTTTTCCTGGGAGCAAGATCTGATGTTTTAATCTCATCAATTTTTGCAGCTACTATATAATCATTCATGCTCAACCCTCCTGCATGTATTCAATTCCAAAATCACTCACCTAAGACATtttaacaaacacaaaatgaGGAGtaatggagaagaagagataTCAGTATTCAATACCAATGGATGAAGTCCAAAGCTCAGCTCTAACTTGATTGGGTTGCTCCAAATGAAGATCAGGAAAATGGCCAACATTCTCAACAACTTTACAAATTCTATTAATCAGCTCAACACTGCATTTAAAATCCCTCAATTTCCATAAACATTGAAGCTTTAATTCCCCTCTTCCACCATCCACCAATTTCCAACCCACAACCTAACAACAAAAAACTtcatatcaaatcaaatcaaaaaaccaatttcaaaatcaaacacaCAATATACCTTCCTCAGGAGCTTTTTGGCTTCATCCTCTGCCATTGGAGCCTGCAATGAAGAAACTGGAACACACTCTTGTTCAGAGAGAGCCAAGGCTCGGGCATTAGGGATCAGAATCTTGTGCTCTGTATCGGAAAATCCGATAACTTTTTCCCCGAAATTGCTCGCGATTTCCTCCGGAAATGGGTCTCTGGCGCCGAAGTCTCCTAGTATGTCTGTTCCCACGGAAACGGTGAGGGAACGGAGGTTACGGCGGAGGAGGGTGGTGGGTAAGGGAAGGAAGGTGCGGTGGTGGGGTTGGGGAAGAGGGAGGAGAgggaggtggaggtggagatGGGTGGATGAGGTTGTGGCCATGGTTAAAGGATGAGAGTGAAGCTCACTTGGCCGTttacctttctttcttttctattgaaaatttagtgGATAGCTttctattttgatatttagCCTTTCGCAATGAAAGCAAACACAAGCTACAAaccaaattttgttaaatcattattcttttttaatattgtaacTCGGATTTCAACAAAACCGCCATGAAAATTGCTTATGGTCGGTCCAGTGAACGTTCAATTCAATCTCGATTACGAAGGaatacatttgaattttttttctgaaataTTATTGGTTTGAATTTTCTCAAGTCTGACATCGATAGAATATCTTCTTATCTTCAACCAATAGCTTATGCTTGGTCaaattttgtaagtttttttttgtttttataatatacCATCTTCAATCTTATACGAGAGTTCATATGCATATCAACTAATTTTGCATAAAATCTACCAAACTTACAATATATGAGtataaaatttttgtaaaaaattaaattatacgTACATGATTATCATAGATTGAacttattgtaatttttttaataaattagtacCACTTTTGTACCACTAGAACGACTTGATTATGGATTAAAATGGGTTATATTAGAAGTTtcgtttataaaattttaagtttgaatgtattttagtaaaaggaaaaaaattcatttgattttttaaaattcaattgcattatgcttattttaacttaaagtttataaacattaaatcTACTTCTACgttttcatgttttattagtaattttcctttttacatAGTAAACTCGATTTTCCAAACTAaaagaattgttttttaaaacttttttatttaaatatataacaaaataaactaaaatattttacatatatacactaaaatataattttaaattactttctaaaaactaaacaaatctaagaacaaaatgataagttatataaaagagaaaaaacttgTAAAACAATAatggtaaataaaataacataaaaacgGCGACGTTTCACTTGGGAGAGGGCATGGAGTGGGTCACGGACTGAGCACGTGATAGAAAAGAATTAGGGCAAAATCATGGCTCCCTATAAATACATCAAGCGGCCCGTCGCTAAACGTCAGCAACCCCCTCTCCCGCTCCCGCCCctttcctccattttcttcaatGGTTACAATTCCTTTTCCgcaactttcttctttttccatctatttTGGCCTCAATGATCTTTCTTCTTGTGagtttcttctcattttctgTTCGTTTTCATGATTTCCGTTTCGTTTCGTatgatttactttttaattttcattcgCAACGTTGTTTATACGAATGTGTATGTAGATGAGGATGAAGCAAATACCATTAATCCAACACTTGATCTGAGATAATCTATTCGTTTATCTTTTGATGTTATGTGTAGCTTCTGAATCTACTCCTTCTCctatccatttcttttttaaatgctCAAATCTCGatctcttgtttttattttacacGATTTTCTCTCTTGGTTTTTTTCAAACTGAAAGTTAGTTTTATTTAGAACTTTTGTTTTGAGTACAATGTGTTTTCATTGGAGGGCTGTTTTTGCCAATCCTGGATACGAATCGATTAGTTTTTGGGTTTAAGAGGGAACAGTGAATTGCCATGATTCTCCAGCAATTTGGAATTCCGTACCACCAAAAGACCAATCAAAATTAATCTCTTTTCTCTAATTTGACAACAACTACTCCAAACAGAATGAAAACTATAGAGAAGAGCCTTGAGAGGGAATGAGGAATGAGTCGTTCGTTATATGATTCTTGATGTAAGAAAAGAAGCCAAGCCATCTCCAATGGATCATCGAGATTTTAATCACGAGTTAACAACTGGACAAATCTAAACCGTAAACATTAGTGAATTCATTGATGTtgatttcattatatataaaactagATTGATGTAAGATAGCAATAAATGGTCGATAAAATAAGTTACCCAATAGTAATTGAGTATTAAGTTCGGGTTATTCTAAATCTCCTTCATATTTTTCGTTTTGTTTACATCGAAATCATGGAAATGACAAACAAACTCTGAGAAGTTCTTTGGGTCCTCAAATTGCCTAAACAAGCTTGCTTAAACATCCTTTTTTGTGAGATATTGACACGAACCTTTGAACTTGAAACCATAATAGACAATCAAAGAATGACAATTCAAGTTATTTcctaataagaaaaatggtaaacCAATTTTGATCAGCTCTAGCACATCGAAACAGCGGATGCTCGGTTGGTTACCAAATCAGTATGAGATTAACTTACGGAAAAGTTCAATTGTTAACATTGTACTTGGGTGAAGTGGATTTGATTATTTCAATTTGGGAACTTGAGTGTTTTGTTCTAGAGTCTTTGATTTGTTATGGCCAGGTTATATTAGTAGTAATTTGCCACTCTTGTATAGGGTTTGAGCTTTTTGATGATCAAATTATCAGTTGGATTCTCATTACTTTTCATTAGTTGGTACCTGAGTTGAGTTTATTCTAAACCTTGAGTACTTGGCATGTAGTTTATCAGACAATATGGAAGTTGATGAGTTATACCTTGATCTCCTAGCTCTGAGGGAATTATACATCCTTCTCTTGAAGATTTGTTTGCGAGATACAAATTCTGAACTTGTAAGCTTTCGCAAGTTACTCTTCTCGTTCTCAGTCTAGTTGCCTTTTTACTTTAGAGTTGTTCAATCATTATAATAGTGCTCGAAATAATTAGCCAAAGTGAGCTTTGGTCCGTGATTGGTCTATGAGGTCAGAGGTTCAAGCATGAGACTATTGCACTGAACTAGCAGATCAGTTCTTCTTAGATGGATTTAGTTTATCATCAAGACTCTGTATGAGTGAGCTTTGTACTTGAATATTTGACTGTTGTGGTTTGGGTTTCTTATCAAAGCAGCTTGATGAAAGGGCACAGATTCTATTGAAGCGCTTGCTTGATGATGCTACTTCAGGAGTTTTGGAGGTTCTCTCAAAGGTTTGTTTTTCATTCTCCATGAAAACCATTTTTTGAACTAAAAACCATGTTCAACGTTATgttctcttttgattttgtacaGATCTTGGCAGCAAGCTCTAATattctttacaattttctaCACAAAGATGACAAACAGACAAAGCCAGTAGACAAGAAAGTTGTTGAATGGATGAAACACAATCAAACTGcaaggaaaatggaaaatccAAAGTTTGAACAGAACCCCATTAGGGATAGAGCCTCAGCTTCAAATACTGCTTTTAATGATTTACCTCATGGTATTATTTCAGCACTCAGAAGAATTGAACTCCACATTTTGTCCCTACAACATTGCACAAGCCAAAGTAGGAAAACAAGAGGCAATTGCCAGTGTGTTCTTCATAGGAATGAGACATTAAACCAACAGAAAGTTCACTCAAAAACAGATCACTCAACTTTAAGGACAGGGTTTACTAAGCCAGTTAATCCAATAGAGACGCAGCATAGTTCCGAGTTCGTTCATGGTTTCAGAATACCTCGGAGTCAAGGAAATGATGAGACCATAATGAAACCTCCAATCATTGAAACCCATGTAATACCTAATCAACACAAAGTTGTAAATCCAATGACTAAATCTGGATGTACTTCAGTAGGATCCAAGGCCGCCACCTTCAGGCCTGCCATGAAATTGGATCAAACTAGTAAACAAGTAAAGAAGAACCAAAGTCTATATGGTCACATGGTAATGGGGCCAACATTGCTGGATCATCATCCCTCAAGAGAAGTAAGAAAGGAACATACTTATAACAACACCCATTTACCTCCACAACAAGAATCAGAATCCTCGAACTCTGAGTTTGAATcagccttttcttcttcttcaagttggACAACACAACAAAACACA encodes:
- the LOC101220833 gene encoding probable pterin-4-alpha-carbinolamine dehydratase, chloroplastic → MATTSSTHLHLHLPLLPLPQPHHRTFLPLPTTLLRRNLRSLTVSVGTDILGDFGARDPFPEEIASNFGEKVIGFSDTEHKILIPNARALALSEQECVPVSSLQAPMAEDEAKKLLRKVVGWKLVDGGRGELKLQCLWKLRDFKCSVELINRICKVVENVGHFPDLHLEQPNQVRAELWTSSIGGLSMNDYIVAAKIDEIKTSDLAPRKRAWA
- the LOC101216732 gene encoding blue copper protein — translated: MMGNNNNIWVCVLVVIFGFAFIRCNATTYIVGDTSGWDISTDLDTWSQGKRFFVGDVLVFQYSSLASLNEVTRENFNSCNTTNVLKAYSSGNTTVTLSEPGHRFFVSGNRLLCLGGMKLQVNVENNQSFSPAAAPQPPSSQSDALPRPSSKTDNNSVPSAAAGVVIGGNQGLAFLFVCYVISTLSFIVI
- the LOC101216491 gene encoding protein KOKOPELLI isoform X1, yielding MEVDELYLDLLALRELYILLLKICLRDTNSELQLDERAQILLKRLLDDATSGVLEVLSKILAASSNILYNFLHKDDKQTKPVDKKVVEWMKHNQTARKMENPKFEQNPIRDRASASNTAFNDLPHGIISALRRIELHILSLQHCTSQSRKTRGNCQCVLHRNETLNQQKVHSKTDHSTLRTGFTKPVNPIETQHSSEFVHGFRIPRSQGNDETIMKPPIIETHVIPNQHKVVNPMTKSGCTSVGSKAATFRPAMKLDQTSKQVKKNQSLYGHMVMGPTLLDHHPSREVRKEHTYNNTHLPPQQESESSNSEFESAFSSSSSWTTQQNTESETVDNDDYDSSSPSHQDDSSTTDSKSSSTYSMKTFNTKHGKKESKQRVGRFKQLKNKLGVIFHHHHHHHHHHHNSHNFMWKQLGKIFNHKEKRGSVVSKEDKYEKVKNRAVRSVCDKKQVRKFEALAEGLRSHVRSKAMKRKEFKGMRYGKKNGVKKLNWWKMFRNRRGVKLPNKGRMKIGYVNR
- the LOC101216491 gene encoding protein KOKOPELLI isoform X3, with the protein product MIFLLLDERAQILLKRLLDDATSGVLEVLSKILAASSNILYNFLHKDDKQTKPVDKKVVEWMKHNQTARKMENPKFEQNPIRDRASASNTAFNDLPHGIISALRRIELHILSLQHCTSQSRKTRGNCQCVLHRNETLNQQKVHSKTDHSTLRTGFTKPVNPIETQHSSEFVHGFRIPRSQGNDETIMKPPIIETHVIPNQHKVVNPMTKSGCTSVGSKAATFRPAMKLDQTSKQVKKNQSLYGHMVMGPTLLDHHPSREVRKEHTYNNTHLPPQQESESSNSEFESAFSSSSSWTTQQNTESETVDNDDYDSSSPSHQDDSSTTDSKSSSTYSMKTFNTKHGKKESKQRVGRFKQLKNKLGVIFHHHHHHHHHHHNSHNFMWKQLGKIFNHKEKRGSVVSKEDKYEKVKNRAVRSVCDKKQVRKFEALAEGLRSHVRSKAMKRKEFKGMRYGKKNGVKKLNWWKMFRNRRGVKLPNKGRMKIGYVNR
- the LOC101216491 gene encoding protein KOKOPELLI isoform X2, whose amino-acid sequence is MEVDELYLDLLALRELYILLLKICLRDTNSELLDERAQILLKRLLDDATSGVLEVLSKILAASSNILYNFLHKDDKQTKPVDKKVVEWMKHNQTARKMENPKFEQNPIRDRASASNTAFNDLPHGIISALRRIELHILSLQHCTSQSRKTRGNCQCVLHRNETLNQQKVHSKTDHSTLRTGFTKPVNPIETQHSSEFVHGFRIPRSQGNDETIMKPPIIETHVIPNQHKVVNPMTKSGCTSVGSKAATFRPAMKLDQTSKQVKKNQSLYGHMVMGPTLLDHHPSREVRKEHTYNNTHLPPQQESESSNSEFESAFSSSSSWTTQQNTESETVDNDDYDSSSPSHQDDSSTTDSKSSSTYSMKTFNTKHGKKESKQRVGRFKQLKNKLGVIFHHHHHHHHHHHNSHNFMWKQLGKIFNHKEKRGSVVSKEDKYEKVKNRAVRSVCDKKQVRKFEALAEGLRSHVRSKAMKRKEFKGMRYGKKNGVKKLNWWKMFRNRRGVKLPNKGRMKIGYVNR